The following are encoded together in the Bicyclus anynana chromosome 2, ilBicAnyn1.1, whole genome shotgun sequence genome:
- the LOC112051986 gene encoding ribosomal protein S6 kinase delta-1, with protein sequence MSVRDKWVRRFSIDETAKHKNGFTIYKITSVLFPLESPEAVTVVSVWKRYSDVQRLHKAMSSLHAGLHLRGAFPALAKSSYFKRFHPEVIEERAKTIKVLMEFVAEHRLLFTSTDFVNFLQTGYPAPEAAGGVINAIRSSLQLPIEDAPPLEYQTSDDEAKTPSVHLPQSPQRTTDSQADIDNIDVSQIPIYEAADVEIRESPKTTEPLSNSNSFESINSLESLGSDLFEELNKVAIDNKKSFVKKNVLPDLILFDAPSTSSFEDYHTMRNTDAETMSLNSSINDPSSSTYDDSRRSSSRVSLYSRRSVLSVSNVENKSKTEDSYIFEAGYMLNLAARCEDMGDHQRAFECYKSGIEKMLIGVQSDSDQQRRALVKQKTNKYLAYAEAIYRQHLSRPDHALLLERDDGAPARVHCSLPLSMLRKPYEELALYRVLAVLGSSMMLVLHKTDHTCYAMKVIQKIPNNLTEFDDYFQQRIEETRQPILPTVIPYMVPLHAYVETNNLLFLILAYAPGERLFDYIKNYAKSIPNTPARELNLENVFAEPKKNKIDIRNDNDSIDVIDANVNIATRVTRSDSRHKLDLTDANVNAVLNNIESVPQSDSTGIDVLSDINKNVGKTDSLDNMEVSELVMNSQKLLLNVDKALTDVPKICKMEEEADVAAAVEEQEAAMIRETDRRDDRVETMSLARVWPASGRRDVLPPSGVCLWGAQILTALESLHNAGVICRSLYI encoded by the exons ATGTCGGTCAGGGATAAATGGGTACGCCGGTTTTCTATTGACGAAAcagcaaaacataaaaatggcTTCACTATCTACAAGATCACATCTGTT CTGTTCCCACTAGAGTCTCCGGAGGCAGTAACGGTGGTGTCGGTATGGAAGCGCTACAGCGACGTGCAGCGCCTGCACAAGGCCATGAGCTCGCTGCACGCCGGCCTGCACCTGCGCGGCGCCTTCCCCGCGCTGGCCAAGAGCAGCTACTTCAAGAGATTCCACCCGGAG GTGATAGAAGAAAGGGCGAAAACTATAAAAGTGTTAATGGAGTTTGTGGCAGAGCACCGCCTGCTGTTCACTAGCACAGACTTTGTTAACTTCTTACAG ACGGGCTACCCGGCGCCCGAGGCGGCGGGAGGCGTCATTAACGCCATCCGCTCGTCGCTGCAGCTGCCCATCGAGGACGCGCCGCCGCTGGAGTACCAGACGTCGGACGACGAGGCCAAGACGCCTAGCG TTCACCTACCGCAGTCTCCACAACGCACCACAGACAGCCAAGCAGACATAGACAACATAGACGTATCGCAGATACCAATATACGAGGCGGCGGACGTCGAAATCCGAGAGTCTCCCAAAACTACCGAGCCACTTAGCAACTCCAACAGCTTCGAATCCATAAATTCGCTTGAGAGCTTGGGGAGCGACCTCTTCGAGGAGTTGAATAAAGTGGCCATAGACAACAAAAAGTCGTTTGTGAAAAAGAATGTTCTACCAGATTTGATACTGTTCGACGCGCCCTCTACCTCGTCGTTTGAAGACTACCACACTATGCGCAATACGGACGCGGAAACTATGTCTTTGAACTCTTCTATCAACGATCCTTCGAGTTCCACCTACGATGACTCCCGCAGAAGCAGTTCCAGGGTCTCCTTGTACAGCAGGAGAAGTGTCCTGTCCGTGTCAAACGTGGAGAACAAGTCAAAGACGGAGGACAGCTACATCTTCGAGGCGGGCTACATGCTGAACCTGGCGGCGCGCTGCGAGGACATGGGGGACCACCAGAGAGCGTTCGAGTGCTATAAATCCGGGATTGAGAAGATGCTGATTGGAGTGCAGA GCGACTCGGACCAGCAGCGGCGCGCGCTGGTGAAGCAGAAGACCAACAAGTACCTGGCGTACGCGGAGGCCATCTACAGGCAACACCTCAGCCGCCCCGACCACGCC CTGCTGCTGGAGCGGGACGACGGCGCGCCGGCGCGCGTGCACTGCTCGCTGCCGCTGTCGATGCTGCGTAAGCCGTACGAGGAGCTGGCGCTGTACCGCGTGCTGGCCGTGCTGGGCTCCAGCATGATGCTGGTGCTGCATAAGACCGACCACACTTGCTACGCCATGAAG gTAATCCAAAAAATACCTAACAACTTGACGGAATTTGACGACTACTTCCAACAAAGGATTGAGGAGACCCGACAACCGATACTGCCCACCGTTATACCTTACATGGTGCCCCTTCACGCGTACGTCGAGACCAACAACCTACTGTTCCTCATACTCGCCTACGCGCCGGGCGAGAGATTGTTCGATTACATCAAGAACTACGCTAAATCGATACCTAACACTCCAGCGAGAGAGCTCAACTTGGAGAACGTGTTCGCTGAAcccaagaaaaataaaatcgatatCCGTAACGATAACGATTCAATCGATGTTATCGACGCTAACGTTAATATTGCGACGAGAGTTACCAGATCGGACAGTCGCCATAAACTCGATCTCACTGATGCCAATGTTAATGCTGTCCTGAATAATATCGAATCAGTTCCACAATCAGATAGTACTGGAATTGATGTTTTAAGCGATATAAATAAGAATGTAGGTAAGACTGATAGTTTAGATAATATGGAAGTGTCGGAGTTGGTGATGAATTCGCAAAAGTTGTTGTTAAACGTTGATAAAGCGCTGACTGATGTGCCCAAGATATGCAAGATGGAAGAGGAAGCTGACGTCGCGGCGGCGGTCGAGGAACAAGAAGCGGCGATGATCAGAGAGACGGATAGAAGAGATGACAGGGTTGAAACTATGAGTCTTGCGAga GTGTGGCCAGCGAGCGGGCGGCGCGACGTGCTGCCGCCGTCGGGCGTGTGCCTGTGGGGCGCGCAGATCCTCACCGCTCTCGAGAGCCTGCACAACGCCGGCGTCATCTGCAGGTCACTATACATATGA
- the LOC128198612 gene encoding ribosomal protein S6 kinase delta-1-like, with translation MTSGRRDVLPPSGVCLWGAQILTALESLHNAGVWPASGRRDVLPPSGVCLWGAQILTVLESLHNAGVWPASGRRDVLPPSGVCLWGAQILTALESLHNAGVWPASGRRDVLPPSGVCLWGAQILTALESLHNAGVAVATALRQVWPASGRRDVLPPSGVCLWGAQILTALESLHNAGVICRDLNPSNILLGERGQVILTYCVGYPTRDVWRARCARPGAAHSLAAPELRARPLDADEALERAADFWSFGAIMYELICGYPLWEAHPHVWSHAAVSLPDGIALEAGSLLTQLLTYEPSERLGAGAGGVDDIKQHPYFRHIDWQQVYDSWIVPD, from the exons ATGA CGAGCGGGCGGCGCGACGTGCTGCCGCCGTCGGGCGTGTGCCTGTGGGGCGCGCAGATCCTCACCGCTCTCGAGAGCCTGCACAACGCCGGC GTGTGGCCAGCGAGCGGGCGGCGCGACGTGCTGCCGCCGTCGGGCGTGTGCCTGTGGGGCGCGCAGATCCTCACCGTTCTCGAGAGCCTGCACAACGCCGGC GTGTGGCCAGCGAGCGGGCGGCGCGACGTGCTGCCGCCGTCGGGCGTGTGCCTGTGGGGCGCGCAGATCCTCACCGCTCTCGAGAGCCTGCACAACGCCGGC GTGTGGCCAGCGAGCGGGCGGCGCGACGTGCTGCCGCCGTCGGGCGTGTGCCTGTGGGGCGCGCAGATCCTCACCGCTCTCGAGAGCCTGCACAACGCCGGC GTCGCAGTGGCCACTGCCCTTCGGCAGGTGTGGCCAGCGAGCGGGCGGCGCGACGTGCTGCCGCCGTCGGGCGTGTGCCTGTGGGGCGCGCAGATCCTCACCGCTCTCGAGAGCCTGCACAACGCCGGCGTCATCTGCAG GGACCTGAACCCGTCGAACATCCTGCTGGGCGAGCGCGGGCAGGTGATCCTCACGTACTGCGTGGGCTACCCGACGCGCGACGTGTGGCGGGCGCGGTGCGCGCGGCCGGGGGCGGCGCATTCGCTCGCGGCGCCGGAGCTGCGCGCGCGGCCGCTGGACGCCGACGAGGCGCTGGAGCGCGCGGCCGACTTCTGGAGCTTCGGCGCCATCATGTACGAGCTCATCTGCGGATAT CCGCTGTGGGAGGCGCACCCGCACGTGTGGAGCCACGCCGCCGTGTCGCTGCCCGACGGCATCGCGCTGGAGGCCGGCTCGCTGCTCACACAG TTACTGACTTACGAGCCATCGGAGCGTCTGGGCGCCGGCGCGGGCGGggtcgacgacatcaagcagCACCCGTACTTCCGACACATCGACTGGCAGCAAGTGTACGACTCGTGGATAGTGCCCGACTGA